ACGCACGTCGCCAGGCCCGCGGCCGCCCAGGTCGTCGCCGCGACCGAGACCGGTCGGAGCGCCCGTCGCCGCAGAGCGCGTCGCGTGCTCATACGCGCACCAGATCGCGGAGCGCGGCGAGCATCTTCTCGCCGATCCCCGGCACCGACTGCAGGTCGTCGACGCTGGTGAACCGGCCGTTCGTCTCGCGCCACTCGATGATGCGGTCGGCCATGGCGGGACCGACGCGCGGCAAGGTGTCGAGCTGCTCGCGCGTCGCCGTGTTGAGGTCGATCAGCCCACCGGACGCGGATCCGTCGTCGCCGGCTCCCCCGGGCTCGGACGTCTCGGCCCCGACCACCGGTACGACGATCTGCTCGCCGTCGGCGACCGGCCGAGCGAGGTTCACCCCGTCGCGGTCCGCATCGTCGGCGAACCCACCGGCCTGGGCGATGGCGTCGGCCACCCGGTCGCCGGCGTCGAGGCGATAGAGCCCCGCCTCTTTAACCGCGCCGGCGACGTGGACGTACAGCCCCGCCTCCGCGAGCGGTGGGGGCACGGAGGAGGCCGTGGAGACGGGCTCCACGACCTCGGCCCCCGTCGCCCCGCGCAGCATCCCGATCCCGACGGTCACCGCGAATGCGAGGAGGACGATCACGATGACGGCCCCGATGCCCAGCCGCGCGCGGGGCGGCAGGTGCTCGCTCGCCGCGGCGGAAGGTGCAGGAGAAGTCTCGGTCA
The DNA window shown above is from Microbacterium proteolyticum and carries:
- a CDS encoding helix-hairpin-helix domain-containing protein, which gives rise to MTETSPAPSAAASEHLPPRARLGIGAVIVIVLLAFAVTVGIGMLRGATGAEVVEPVSTASSVPPPLAEAGLYVHVAGAVKEAGLYRLDAGDRVADAIAQAGGFADDADRDGVNLARPVADGEQIVVPVVGAETSEPGGAGDDGSASGGLIDLNTATREQLDTLPRVGPAMADRIIEWRETNGRFTSVDDLQSVPGIGEKMLAALRDLVRV